Part of the Zea mays cultivar B73 chromosome 4, Zm-B73-REFERENCE-NAM-5.0, whole genome shotgun sequence genome is shown below.
TGTGCCACTTTAGCTTTTATCGTACAACTAACACATTACACGATGTTACTGATATCACAGTTCGACAGGTACATTAAACTACAGTACTGATAACAACGCCGGCAATGTAAACCACCATCATCACACGCAGATGAAACTATACTAATTCTACATTCGAAATTACACTAAACTGGCAGCGACAAAATGCTTCCCCTAACCAACCAAAATTTCCCTtgaaagaaaagatctttttcccttTTCGCCAAGACACACTATCTGTAAGATCTGCAAGTTATCACAGAATTGTACAAGGGTTCCGTCCCGTCTGCTGTCTCTGAAGACACGTTCGCCAAAAAAAAAATGCTAGGTTAATGGAGGTCAAATCGGCAGTGCTTGTTCTTCAAGCATATCCTTGAAAGAACCTTCTTCCCATACATGTTACTTTGCATTACAGCAGTGTGCGGCTTAATAGTTTCAACAAAAGCAGCATGATGTTCACCCTGCAGCAATAAACAATAAACAGCCATTAATTGATTGCACATGGAATTCTTTTGGCAGAGGGTTAAGTATAGTATCTTTACCTGACACTGTTTAAGCGCTGTCTGAATCACAAAGTTCCCATACTGATCAAGGATGATATCCAACAGTTTAGGATCATGCATGAGTTCGTTGATGATCCTATCACAGATCAGCCGTGGCGCTAGCTTCAGGCAATGCTCCACAACATGGGAACCACACTTCTGCATGGATAGATTTCCAAAGTGACCTGCCAGCTCATCCACTACTCTGACTGTTATCCATTCGatattgaggtccagaataaactGAATAACATAGTTCCTGCAAGAGTATTATGCAAAGGCATAATAACAGCAGTATCATTGGTATTATATGAGGATCTCTGCTAAGATTGTATAGTGCAATATGCAAAGGCATGACAGTAGTATCATTCATATTAGATCAGGATATCTGCTCAGATGGataaagcaaaagaggatgagcatACCCATACGGATCTTCTGAGAGTGTAAGGGCACTTGATGTTATCTTGCACAACAAGTTGTTTCTCTGTTCATCACTTGAATGACCAATACATTTCTGGAGGACACAGCAACCATGACGATCTCTTGCTAGTTGAAGATAGCATGATGCAGCAGCCTCAAGAATGAACTGCAATAGTTTACACAGTGCGTGTTAAAATGTGGTCCGATGAATTGTGCACCTTCAGGCAATCATCATATATATGAAGTGTTCAAGGTCATTAGTATTTTCTCTGCTGGAAACATACAGCTGTGGCCTACATATTCTATAGTGTAGAATACAACATTATAGAGCAAATAAATTGAATAGAGATTGTTTTCTAGTATAAAAACTATTTATCTGCACAAAAGTTTAATACAACCAACATGTACATGTACGAGTACTACTGAAAACACACAAAAATAATAGTTAAACCATATGAATGTAACAACTTACTGCCTTGTGCTCAGGTAACAATTTCTGCAGGCAGTGGTCCACAACATGATTCCCATAAGAATCAGTCATTAAACACATCATTCCAGTATTTAAGGCGGACACTAACATTGACACTTGGTCAGGGGTATTCATGGTGTCTATAACCTTCTGCACAACGCGGGTCCTGAAATTTTTCACGACAAGATCAAAGAAAAAAAATCCAACAAATAAAAAAAAAGCAGACCTAGTATCGGAGAttcccacatgagtggggtctagAGAAGAGATAAATGCTTTGAACCCACGACCTGGTCACTCAGTAAGACAGCTCTCAACACTGCATCACGCCTGCCTTTCTTAAAAAAAACCCAACAAATAGGGATGATAAAATAGTAAAGGTTATTGTGTTCATACCCATGCACATTGCAAGAAGCTTTATGAAGCTTTATGGGTGCTTTAGTGATTTCACGAATCATGTGTGTCCTTTGGTCATTGGTGCACTCTTCAAGGATCTTCTGCACCAAATAGTGAGCAGTTGGATCCACCATAAGATCACCAACATTGTCAATTATTTCACCAAAGATTTTATCAATGTCCTCTTGAGTGCCTTCTGATAATAATTTTTGTAGAAAGCGACATGCATCTTGATCCTTTGACAGCATGCATACTCTTCCCATCACTTCATCAATGGATTTATATGTATCAGATTGTGAGGACAAGAATGGGGAGTTCAGCAAGCGAGCATAGGAAGATAAATCAAAAAAATTTACTGAATTTCCAACGTCAGGTCTCATTCGGATCCTCTCCACGTAACTTGCTGTGTTGAGTTTATCAGATCTTTGATGATGTGAGAAACCTAAGCCATATGGATGAGCGATATCAGATCTTTGATGATGTGATAAACCTAAGCCATATGGATGACTGAGGTTATCACCTTGCTGGTGATGCGGTCCATATGAATTGAAAACCTTTTCTGCCCATTGAAAATGGTGAAAATCACCACTGCCACATGAACTGCCGGTGTAAGATGTACTTGGGAAGCTGTCTGCAAATGTATTATTCAGACCGCCACTATTTCTTCTTTTCTGAGAAGCAGCACCGTTTAGGTAAGAATACCCATTTTCCAGCCAATGAAAATTTGGTGTTCCAATATATGATGAGGATGGGCCCTTTGCAGGAGGGTAGACTGCAGCCTGCTCATTGCTCCTATGTCGAGAAATACCAAACCCAGAAACTTGCTGCATTTGTGGACATGCATAATTCGGTTGCATAATAGAGTATGGTTGTACACCAGTATTTTGCTGCCACATGAAGTTTGAGCCAACATTCTGATCATGGGGTGTgtacatttgagattgccacattTTTAAGGATGAAGCTGATGCAATTGATGGATGGCAAGGAACACCAAAATTGCGATCAAAGCTGTGCAGCTCAGGGTTTCTTGAGAAAGTCCCCAACTGTGGTGGAAACCTGGGAGATTGTTCCTGGTGTTCAACATCATTGTTCTGCATGGCATGTTGCACACTAAACTGTAGACCCAAAGAATCACATTGGCGTGTTGCAGGTGCATGCTGCTGGCTCAGAGTACCATCCACACGTTCAGATGGATAGTGTCCATTTGTCAGTGGTACATTGTGATGACTGGTAGGTGAATTAGTTTTGCGTGAATCAAAGCCCATGCCCTCAAAAGCAAACGACAAGGACTGCTCATCATAGGGATTACCACTGGCACTGTGAGAGAAACCAAAATACTGGTTGCTTCCAACCCTCAACGTGTCAAACAACCCAACGTCAGAAACCAAGGATCTCCCACCATTCGGATAAGCCCTGACAGCCTGCGATGCAATGCTCCCATCGTGGAGCTCATTGTCACCAGCACTCCCCTGCCCAGCACCGGAGACACCGTTGCCCAAAGCTCTGAACCTGGAAGCGTCCTCGCTACTCTGTGATTCCCCCATGGCAGAAGCAGGATGATCAGCCGAACGCTAGGCAGCAGTCAATCACACAATGCAGGTTCCTTCAATCTCCCTACAACACAGGTAATCCAATATTGCAATCAGGTATCACGAAATTCCGATGAAACAGACGTAAACAAAAGCGTTATCTTTTCGGATACTTGGAACAGGGAATGCACCCGCAAGAAAGCGGAGGCAAAAGCTCCACACGGAAACAGAACAAATAGCTTTACACAAGACAGCAAGTCCTCAACAAACTAAAAAGAAGATGAATCGCTGTGTTCCGGGCACGGCCATGCGAGTTAAATCCAATCAGTCCAATAATCGCGGTATCCAGGATTTTGTTAATCCAGCAAAGGGGGGAAAACGCCCACAAGTACAATCCAGGCAGTTCATACATACAGATATAACAGAAGCTGTAACACTAGCAGCGCAGGGAGGAGGAAACAAAGGAATCCGCAATTCTGGTACCGGAGTACACCAAAACGCCGACGAATGCAGCGGAATCAAGCTCCGGGAACCCACCCGCCGTGGTATAACCTGACATGATAACGCGCTTCGACGTTCCCAAAACCCAAGAAAACCCCACCTCGGGCCACGATCACTCGCAATCCCCCCGGCCAAGAAGACAAAACGAGGCACCTACGGATTGGAAAACCTGACCTTCCGACGAACCAGCCAAACGACACCGACTGAGACGACGAACTAATCGATCCGATCGATGATCCGACAGTAAATAAAACAGAACGAAATTACTAGAAGTAGCAACAGCAGACTAGTACTCTAGTATATATACCTTAAGATCGCGACGGCGAGTTGCGGAATCTTGATGGAGTTTGGTGGAGGCGGTGAGGAAGCGGTCGCGGACAATCAGATGGAAGTTGGAGAAATCGCAGGACGAGATTGAGGAAGGCCAGAAGGCGGCGGCTTGGACGGGAAGGAGATGGTGGGCGTGCGTTTCCGCAAGGAGGTGGTGGTGTGGTGCATTACCTCCCTTGGACTCTTTCCCTTGCTCCCTgctgccctctctctctcttctctgtCTTCTCTCTCCTACGCAATCTGTGTTTTCCATCACGTACTACTAGCGGCGATTTCTTGGTAGTTAAGGTTTACGAATCTGGGTTAAGATTGCGTGtttaaggccctgtttggaagAGCTTCACTTCAAGAATTTCAATTTCGTTCGAACTTCTTCAACTCAAACAGGTCCAGTTCCACGAGCTTTAGTTTTAAAAAAATCGAAACTAGAGGCCCGTTTCATGAAATTTATGAAGCTCCTTAGAGGGTGCTTCAAAAACACTGTTTTTATATCTCCTCATGAAGCTGTACGAAAATTATCCACCATGCCACTGATTACGCAACATACAATTTCCGTTCTCTCTGGCGACAACCCACTAATCATCAAGGGTAATCAAGGAAACCCACACAAATCAATTGTACTATAGAAGTTGAAGTCCATATACAAACCAAACACTCCTGGAACTCACCTTAACAATTTGCTGGAGTTGTTTTATAGTGAAACTGGAAAACCAAAGCTGAATTTTTTGAAGTGAAGCtctcccaaacagggcctaaatcgATTGTGAATTGCTAAATTGGATATAGAATGTCTCCTTATGTACAAAGGTAGGTTCTTTTCACAAGTGGAAGCGATTTTTTTAATTTAACGCTTTCTTAACTAATTTAAAAGTAATATTGTTTTTTAAAAATAATATTTTTATTGTGCCACTAGTGCCATCGACAGATCTTTTATCACATCCTCTTTCTCATTATCTATTTCAAACTTCATTTTATAAATAGTATCACATCCGTTATTTTACACGACTCATGGAAGACAACCTAACATAGTTAGATATTTATAAAATTAACGTTTTTGTGTGACTGGCATGTTAACATAGCAGGTTAGCTGATACAGGACTGAGATGGTAGACTATAGCCCTTTTGGCAGGGCTTTGGCTTTTAATAATAAATAGCTTTAGCTTCTCCGCCTCAATAGCTTTTTATATGAGTCCAAGTCATTATAAAAAACATTTGACAAAATAGCTTTTCCGACTGTTTACTTTTTAGATATTCATGATTAATATAGTCAATCTCGAATATAAATATTCATACAAACAATATGGGTGACATACTACTAAAGGAAAAACACAGCATCTATTATAGACAAACGTACATGCATATAAAAGTCACGAGTATCTAGAAAGAAAGATTGTCTTAGCAATATCACCTCGGAATCTATCCCTGGTCCGATCATTGGATTGTGTAGTTGATGTGTCCGATGCATTTTAAGAAGTATGATATCTTGCATACCTTTCTAAAACAGTTGACACATAATCAGGATTCCGATCACACTTCACGAAAATCCTTATCTAAGTCATGGTTCTCATGAATGTAGTTATGCAAACACATAGTAGATGCAACGACCATCTTTTGCACTTCCATTTTGTAAGATGACATTTTAAGAAGAATTCTCCACTTCATTTTCATACTTTGAATGCACACTCCACAACATTACGAACACTTGGATGTAAATGGATAAAATGCTCTTGCCGACTCCTCTCCTCCAATCCGATACATAGTACATTTGACCCTTATATGGAGTCAAGTATCTAGGACAGTTTGGATATCTAGCATAAACACAATAATATTTGTCGGGTACTCTGAAACTGGGTACCCGAAATAGGCCCATGGCCTCTTTTAAAATGACCCACTTGCCGACCATGTTTCCTGCGGTGGTTGTCACGCGCTGAGCGTGAGTCTATTTAGTGATGGAGCCGAGCGCACTCTTCAGTGATGATCTTATGAGCTAGTCATCTTTTGAGTGCTTGATCCCAGATTAGCACGCCTCCCCCTTGGAAGGCCTTTCGAGGTCCTTTTTGAGAGGAGGACCACCTTCCACCGACCTAGTTAGCGTGGAGAAGGAGGCTGTTGAGCTACAAACATGTTATCCAAGTGAGATATGACCGCCCTCCGGTGGGGTTAGGTCTCGGCGAGTGGTCCCACTGGTGGGCTCGACCCGCTGGGGGCATATCATTGTGTCCTTCCTTATTCGATCATCTATCGGCCCTTTGGTCGGTCTAGCCGACCAAAGAGGGGCCCCGTGACCACCCCGTTAGTCGGATTTCTATAGGAGAATGTGAGGTACGACCTTGGACGTGAATACGAGTAAATGACGTATGGGCCAGTGACCTAGCTTGCGTCTCACTAGGAGCTTGCTCGGTCCACCCCTTGCTCTACGTGAGAAGTTCAGGTGAGTTTTGGTTTTTACCTAGTTGGCATGAGGTAGTTACTGCGGGGGCACGATAAAGATGgtggctgtcggcgtttcgagaccggggggtccctaagccgacgagtgaatgtcgccgcgtgccccagcccagatgggtcgacgcgaggccgagcgcgaagggggaagcgaggtggccggagacgggcgtgagagaggtgggaatcccgcggccttcgtgttcgtcccgcgcccaggtcgggtgcgcttgcagtagggggttacaagcgtccacgcgggagagggagcgagcgcctgtctcgtcctcgtccccgcgcggccaaccctccctaagagggccctggtccttccttttataggcgtaaggaggggatccagatgtacaatggggggtgtagcagagtgctacgtgtctagcggaggagagctagcgccctaagtacatgccgttgtggcagccggagaggttttggcacccagttggtgtgatgtcgtggccgtcggaggagtgctggagcctggcggagggacagctgtcggagctgttgagtccttgctgacgtcctcttgcttccgtaagggggctgagagccatcgtcgtcacagagtatgcggggcgacatcattgcctatctggcggagcgagccagatgggacgtcggtcttgttcccgtggcctgagtcagttcggggtagggtgatgatggcgcctcctgttgacgtggctggtctgcgccctaggttgggtgatgtgtaagctcctccgaagccgaggtcgagtctgtcttccgtggccgaggttgagtccgagcccttgggtcgggcgaggcggagaccgacggctgaggccggggcggagtccgagccccgggggtcgggcggagcggagttcgtcgtcttctggggctgagcccaagtctgagccctggatcgggcggagcggagttcgccgtcttctggggctgagcccaagtccgagccctggatcgggcggagcggagttcgccgtcttccggggcttagcccgagtccgagccctaggtcgggcggagcggagttcgtcgtcttctggggctgagcccaagtccgagccctggatcgggcggagcggagttcgccgtcttccggggcttagcccgagtccgagccctgggtcgggcggagcggagttcgccgtcttctggggcttagcccgagtccgagccctgggtcgggcggagcggagtttgccgtcttccggggcttagcccgagtccgagccctgggtcgggcggagcggagtttcctatggtgcctgcggccgggcctgactgcctgtcagcctcactctgtcaagtggcaccgcagccggagcggcgcaggcggcgctgtctttctgtcagaccggccagtggagcagcgaagtgacggcggtcacttcggctctgtcggctgaggggcgtgcgtcaggataaaggtgtcaggttgcctttgcattaaatgctcctgcgatttggtcggtcggtgcggcgatttggtcagggttgcttcttggcgaagacagggcctcgggcgagccggaaatatgttcaccactggaggggggcctcgggcgagacggaggtcctccggggtcggctgcccttgtccgaggctaggctcgggcgaggcgtgatcgtgtccttcgaatggaccgatccctgacttaatcgcacccatcagtcctttgcagctttatgctgatgggggttaccagctgagaattaggagccttgagggtacccctaattatggtccccgacagtagcccccgagcctcgaagggagtgttagcactcgcttggaggctttcgtcgcacttttttgctaggggaccagcctttctcggttgcgttttgctctggtgggtgcgcgcgagcgcacccgccgggtgtagcccccgaggcctcggaggagtggtttcactcctccgaggtcttaatgcctcgcgtaatgcttcggctggtctggtcgtccctcatgcgagctggccgtagcccgggtgtatggtcgggtcccaagttctcgggctggtatgttgacgctgtcaacggttcggccggagccgggtttgcgagagcagcccccgagcctctgcacagggcgagagggcgatcagggacagactcgacttttttacatacgcccctgcgtcgcctttccgcaaggaggggggggaagcgccatgttgccctcgatgggcgccgaacatggtgtctccggtgagctgcaagcgggtaatccgagtggacgtctgtgccctgttcgttaggggtcggctaggggcccagaggcacgcccaaaagtacctgtgggtgatctgccggacccggtcccctggcaacggggtccgagggctcgatgcctccctctgatgggattccgttacaagatcgttcccgctggtcttggaaatgtcctagggtacctcgggagtgcagcccgagccttggttatgtatcgaacgtacccatggtcatccctcgctctgtgtctgaggcggctgtgaacccttcgggggccagccttcgaacccctgatcagtagtgggcgcagagcccgagtagcctgaggcggccgttgaacccttccgaggggccggccttcgaacctctgaccagtagtgggtgtggagcccacgcgctctgaggcggctgttgaaccctttcgaggggccagccttcgaacctctgatcagtaggaaggCTCGGAGccaggttccttcacggggaaggatcctttttggggtatccccctttcccggtccctgttgcaagagagagaaagaggaaaaaaggaaaaggatacgaaatcggacgacacggcgtaccttttctgacgcggtcattatggcgaaggtgaagtgtCGCCCGCTTCTTCTGCcaggggcgccgcctgtcccgccgcggagttaatgcgacagggcgagtggttcgcgaggcggccgttgtgcgtgcgcgagccgttcgaggaacggaacacgggcgcgttgtcttcacgtcgtgagagagggttctctcgtcgcccctggatgggacgtaggcttgcttgatgacgtgaccgctgctcctgcccgcctgccaccgccattactgccggcccatatttggccgtattgaccgtcgtgccaggctggcgttgctgggtcgtgcgctgggtcacctcgagtcgcggtattggttccgcagtcgaggaggcgcggtggtggcgcaagcggcggtgcagccgcatgcacgaagcattcggcgcgccggttgcatgacgcgtgggcctgggcctccgtgccgggcgtgttgggagtcggagaagtgcgcccacttggcgcggttgcatgccgcctgcatggctgcccgccctttcgcctgctggtctgggcaaaagtagagggccgcttgtaaccgctgggcggttgtacgcaccgcgcacggcggtttggcttcttctgctctgagcaggcttgcatgacgtgtgggacccagcccccgcgccgcaggggagatcCTTggggtgtgttggagaagactcagcccgcgacgactggggacgcaagtagggagagccgcctttaaaaggagggtgacccccttggaaggcgaccatgtcttcgcgctcccttatgcatcgtgtctttccaccttccaagcccccggatgggggatacccgccgtctttccgtctcgtcgttggaggaacgcaactccgtgggagttggtacctttcagccatcgttcggcttcaaggattttcatcagccagcccgattgtaccccccgccggtggtcacccaa
Proteins encoded:
- the LOC100383039 gene encoding uncharacterized protein LOC100383039, with protein sequence MGESQSSEDASRFRALGNGVSGAGQGSAGDNELHDGSIASQAVRAYPNGGRSLVSDVGLFDTLRVGSNQYFGFSHSASGNPYDEQSLSFAFEGMGFDSRKTNSPTSHHNVPLTNGHYPSERVDGTLSQQHAPATRQCDSLGLQFSVQHAMQNNDVEHQEQSPRFPPQLGTFSRNPELHSFDRNFGVPCHPSIASASSLKMWQSQMYTPHDQNVGSNFMWQQNTGVQPYSIMQPNYACPQMQQVSGFGISRHRSNEQAAVYPPAKGPSSSYIGTPNFHWLENGYSYLNGAASQKRRNSGGLNNTFADSFPSTSYTGSSCGSGDFHHFQWAEKVFNSYGPHHQQGDNLSHPYGLGLSHHQRSDIAHPYGLGFSHHQRSDKLNTASYVERIRMRPDVGNSVNFFDLSSYARLLNSPFLSSQSDTYKSIDEVMGRVCMLSKDQDACRFLQKLLSEGTQEDIDKIFGEIIDNVGDLMVDPTAHYLVQKILEECTNDQRTHMIREITKAPIKLHKASCNVHGTRVVQKVIDTMNTPDQVSMLVSALNTGMMCLMTDSYGNHVVDHCLQKLLPEHKAFILEAAASCYLQLARDRHGCCVLQKCIGHSSDEQRNNLLCKITSSALTLSEDPYGNYVIQFILDLNIEWITVRVVDELAGHFGNLSMQKCGSHVVEHCLKLAPRLICDRIINELMHDPKLLDIILDQYGNFVIQTALKQCQGEHHAAFVETIKPHTAVMQSNMYGKKVLSRICLKNKHCRFDLH